A section of the Hevea brasiliensis isolate MT/VB/25A 57/8 chromosome 17, ASM3005281v1, whole genome shotgun sequence genome encodes:
- the LOC110644216 gene encoding alkane hydroxylase MAH1-like, which produces MVTELAAFLCIVIVFLWIWWNGRNSIAIDWPIFGMIPSLLRNFDHIHDHATSVLQRSKGTYVFKGPWFSGMDFLLISDPLDVQYVLSKNFSNYPKGAEFKQIFEPLGDGIFNSDSDTWRAQRRIIHSLFKNKRFELAVEISLKQKILQGLFPVLENVSYEVDLQDVFQRFTFDNICQLVIGFDPNSLSVEFPQIPYQKAFDDFEEGVIYRHALPASIWKLLRWLQIGKEKKFKTAWIVFDEFLEQCIARKQKEVGQSCKEQMEGKDFNLLTYFLAEDEGLAQEAAECGILTKSNKFLRDMAFNLLAAGKDSVGAALVWIFWVVATHPDVEQKILEEIKANLGAETGEQWRVFSIEEVRKLVYLHAVICEVLRLYPPVPFEHKVSIEEDTLPSGHKVPRNMRILFSLYSMGRLEEIWGKDCLEFKPERWISEGGGIKQVPSHKFIAFNAGPRSCIGRELAFLQMKTIAASVLWNYSFQVVENHPVTPTISIVLYMEKGLKVRVSKRFGS; this is translated from the coding sequence atggtgacAGAGTTGGCAGCATTTCTCTGCATTGTTATTGTTTTTCTATGGATTTGGTGGAATGGAAGAAACTCTATAGCCATCGATTGGCCTATTTTTGGGATGATTCCATCGCTTCTTCGCAACTTCGATCATATCCATGATCACGCCACCTCTGTTCTTCAACGAAGTAAAGGCACTTATGTGTTCAAAGGACCTTGGTTTAGTGGCATGGATTTCTTGTTGATTAGTGATCCCTTGGACGTCCAATACGTTCTGAGTAAGAACTTCTCCAACTATCCCAAGGGTGCTGAGTTCAAGCAGATTTTTGAACCTCTTGGAGATGGGATTTTCAATTCTGACTCAGATACCTGGAGAGCTCAGAGGAGAATAATTCACTCTTTGTTTAAGAACAAGAGGTTCGAGCTTGCTGTAGAGATCAGTTTGAAGCAGAAGATCTTACAGGGTCTATTTCCAGTTCTGGAAAATGTTTCATATGAAGTAGACTTGCAAGATGTGTTTCAGCGATTCACATTTGATAATATCTGCCAGTTGGTTATAGGCTTCGACCCAAATTCTCTTTCAGTTGAATTCCCTCAAATTCCTTATCAGAAGGCTTTTGATGATTTCGAGGAGGGAGTCATTTACCGACATGCCTTGCCTGCAAGCATTTGGAAGCTGCTAAGATGGCTTCAGATTGGGAAAGAGAAGAAGTTTAAGACAGCTTGGATAGTTTTTGATGAATTCCTGGAGCAATGCATTGCAAGAAAGCAAAAGGAGGTTGGCCAAAGCTGCAAAGAACAAATGGAAGGAAAAGATTTCAACTTATTAACGTACTTTCTTGCTGAAGATGAGGGTCTTGCACAAGAAGCAGCAGAATGTGGAATCCTGACTAAATCAAACAAGTTTTTAAGAGATATGGCTTTTAATCTCTTGGCAGCTGGTAAAGACAGCGTAGGTGCTGCTCTTGTTTGGATCTTCTGGGTTGTTGCAACACACCCAGATGTAGAGCAGAAGATCCTGGAGGAGATCAAAGCAAATTTAGGAGCAGAAACTGGTGAACAATGGAGGGTTTTCAGTATTGAAGAGGTAAGAAAACTAGTTTATCTCCATGCAGTTATATGCGAGGTCCTGAGGCTGTACCCACCTGTACCTTTCGAGCACAAAGTGTCAATTGAAGAAGACACTCTTCCTAGCGGGCATAAAGTGCCAAGAAATATGAGGATCTTGTTCTCATTATACTCAATGGGAAGGCTAGAAGAAATATGGGGCAAAGATTGCTTAGAATTTAAACCAGAGAGGTGGATTTCAGAAGGAGGAGGAATCAAACAAGTGCCTTCTCACAAGTTCATAGCATTCAATGCAGGACCCAGAAGTTGTATAGGTAGGGAATTGGCCTTTCTACAAATGAAAACGATTGCTGCTTCTGTTTTATGGAATTATTCCTTTCAGGTGGTTGAAAACCATCCTGTTACTCCAACTATTTCCATTGTACTTTATATGGAAAAGGGTTTGAAGGTTAGGGTTTCTAAGAGGTTTGGTTCTTGA